The Xyrauchen texanus isolate HMW12.3.18 chromosome 28, RBS_HiC_50CHRs, whole genome shotgun sequence genome has a segment encoding these proteins:
- the hif1ab gene encoding hypoxia inducible factor 1 subunit alpha b — translation MDTGVVTEKKRVSSERRKEKSRDAARSRRGKESEVYYELAHQLPLPHNVSSHLDKASIMRLTISYLRMRNLLSSDEEEKENEVESQFNSFYLKALEGFLMVLSEDGDMVYLSENVSKSMGLTQFDLTGHSIFEFSHPCDHEELREMLVHRMGSKKNKEMQNTERSFFLRMKCTLTSRGRTVNIKSATWKVLHCTGHVRVQERSEGSGDCDFKEPPQAYLVLICEPIPHPSNIEVPLDSKTFLSRHTLDMKFSYCDERITELMGYEPDDLLNKSVYEYYHALDSDHLTKTLHNLFAKGQATTGQYRMLAKKGGYMWVETQATVIYNPKNSQPQCIVCVNYVLSGIVNGDIVLSLQQTVTEPQAVEKESLEIAEASEVDVRKLFKPEGLKHSKGSSSNLYDMLKDKSEDLDRLAPAIGDTIISLEFNNSDSDVQLLKEVPLYNDVMLPSSSENLPMTLSCLTTSESVPPLTKLETAEDFPFSSDSHRVPDSNTPSAPGLGSSVHNCPMDYCFQMDSDISSEFKLDLVEKLFAIDTEAKTPFTTQDMEDLDLEMLAPYIPMDDDFQLHIPSPLDPLPSGPHSVMAISSLFQHLPTPASSDSASTSAVKQEPSPRSPSPLHLLQEVCSAPVSPFSGSREASPACSPAPQGGKQLNNRMPIGDRELSPKILAIQNAQRKRKLEEVTSLSEAVGLGALLQRVDSAVESGKRAKVLELKGSSVLGGNKTILILPSDVASRLLSSSLESSDGLPRLTRYDCEVNAPVQDRHHLLQGEELLCALDQVN, via the exons ATGGATACTGGAGTTGTCACTGAAAAGAAAAG GGTGAGCTCGGAGCGCAGGAAGGAGAAGTCCAGAGATGCGGCTCGAAGTCGCAGGGGAAAGGAGTCTGAAGTATACTACGAGCTAGCACACCAGCTCCCCCTGCCACACAATGTCAGCTCCCACCTGGACAAAGCCTCGATCATGAGGCTGACCATCAGCTACCTGCGCATGAGGAACCTGCTCAGCTCTG ATGAAGAAGAGAAGGAGAATGAGGTGGAGAGTCAGTTTAACAGCTTCTACCTGAAGGCCCTGGAGGGATTCCTCATGGTCCTCTCTGAGGATGGAGACATGGTTTATCTCTCTGAGAATGTCAGCAAGAGCATGGGCCTCACACAG TTTGATCTGACCGGTCACAGCATCTTTGAATTTTCACACCCGTGTGATCATGAGGAGTTGAGAGAAATGCTGGTCCACAGGATGG GATCcaaaaaaaacaaggaaatgcAAAACACAGAGCGAAGCTTCTTCCTGCGTATGAAGTGCACACTCACTAGCAGAGGGCGCACTGTCAATATCAAGTCTGCTACATGGAAG GTACTCCACTGCACAGGCCATGTCCGTGTGCAGGAGCGCAGTGAGGGTTCTGGAGACTGTGACTTTAAAGAACCCCCTCAGGCCTACCTTGTGCTTATATGTGAGCCCATTCCTCATCCCTCAAACATCGAGGTTCCTTTGGACAGCAAGACCTTCCTCAGCCGCCACACTCTGGACATGAAGTTCTCGTACTGTGATGAAAG GATCACAGAATTAATGGGATATGAGCCAGATGATCTGCTAAACAAGTCAGTGTATGAATATTATCATGCCCTTGATTCAGACCATCTAACCAAGACACTTCACAACT TGTTTGCAAAGGGCCAGGCTACCACAGGCCAGTACCGCATGCTGGCTAAGAAAGGTGGTTACATGTGGGTGGAAACTCAGGCCACCGTCATCTACAACCCCAAGAATTCCCAGCCACAGTGCATTGTGTGCGTCAACTATGTTCTCAG TGGCATTGTGAATGGGGACATTGTCCTTTCCCTGCAGCAGACTGTGACAGAGCCACAGGCTGTGGAGAAAGAGAGCCTGGAGATTGCAGAGGCATCTGAGGTCGATGTGCGCAAACTCTTCAAGCCAGAAGGTCTCAAGCATTCAAAGGGGAGCTCTTCAAATCTGTATGATATGTTAAAGGACAAGTCTGAGGACCTTGATCGATTGGCACCTGCAATTGGAGACACCATCATCTCTCTGGAATTCAACAACTCAG ATTCTGATGTGCAGCTGCTGAAGGAGGTGCCCCTCTACAATGATGTCATGTTGCCCTCCAGCAGTGAGAATCTGCCTATGACTCTGTCTTGTCTGACCACCAGTGAGTCCGTCCCTCCACTGACCAAATTGGAGACAGCCGAGGACTTCCCTTTCAGCTCAGACTCACACCGGGTTCCCGACTCTAACACACCTTCTGCACCTGGACTTGGTtcctcagtg CACAACTGTCCTATGGATTACTGTTTCCAAATGGACTCCGATATCAGTTCTGAATTTAAACTGGACCTGGTCGAGAAACTGTTTGCTATTGATACAGAGGCAAAGACCCCTTTTACCACACAG GACATGGAGGATCTTGATCTAGAGATGCTAGCTCCATACATCCCAATGGATGATGACTTCCAGCTGCACATCCCTTCTCCCCTGGATCCACTCCCATCTGGCCCTCACTCTGTTATGGCCATTAGCTCCCTGTTCCAGCATTTGCCCACCCCTGCATCTTCAGATTCTGCTTCCACCAGTGCTGTGAAGCAGGAGCCTTCACCACGGTCCCCTTcacctctgcacctgctgcaggaGGTGTGCAGCGCTCCGGTCTCACCCTTCAGTGGCAGCAGGGAGGCTTCCCCAGCATGTTCCCCTGCCCCACAGGGAGGCAAACAGCTCAACAACAG AATGCCTATAGGGGATCGAGAGCTGTCCCCAAAGATTTTAGCCATTCAGAATGCCCAACGGAAGAGGAAGCTGGAGGAGGTGACATCACTTTCTGAAGCCGTTGGACTG GGTGCTTTGCTTCAGAGAGTGGACAGTGCTGTTGAGTCTGGAAAGAGGGCCAAGGTTTTGGAGCTTAAAGGATCAAGTGTGCTTGGGGGAAACAAAACCATTCTCATTCTTCCCTCCG ATGTGGCAAGTCGTCTGTTGTCCAGTTCTCTAGAGAGCAGTGATGGGCTGCCTCGGTTAACACGCTACGACTGCGAGGTCAATGCTCCGGTTCAAGACCGCCATCATCTGCTCCAGGGAGAGGAGCTCCTTTGTGCTCTGGACCAAGTCAACTGA